A window of Chloroflexota bacterium contains these coding sequences:
- a CDS encoding response regulator transcription factor, with protein sequence MRDLRILLVDDHEVVRLGLKALLSRHPRFEIVGEAGTAEEALVKARVHKPDVVVMDIRLSGASGIDATRDIMAALPETRVIILTSYADDDLLMDAVAAGAIGYVLKQIGSDELVRALETVARGEALLDPAMMNKAFARLREAARKDRGDAFKMLTEQEVKILALVARGRTNREIASELYLSEKTVRNYVSSILGKLNISHRAQAAAYAVSHGLPGVGAESE encoded by the coding sequence GTGCGCGATCTTCGCATCCTGCTGGTCGACGACCATGAAGTCGTCCGGCTCGGCCTGAAGGCGCTGCTGAGCCGCCATCCCCGATTCGAGATCGTCGGGGAGGCCGGCACGGCTGAGGAGGCGCTGGTCAAGGCACGAGTCCACAAGCCCGACGTCGTCGTCATGGACATCCGCCTGTCCGGCGCGAGCGGCATCGACGCCACCCGCGACATCATGGCGGCGCTGCCGGAGACGCGCGTCATCATCCTGACCTCGTACGCCGACGACGACCTGCTCATGGACGCCGTGGCGGCCGGCGCGATTGGCTACGTGCTCAAGCAGATCGGCTCCGACGAGCTGGTGCGCGCCCTGGAGACGGTCGCGCGGGGGGAGGCCCTGCTCGACCCAGCCATGATGAACAAGGCGTTCGCACGGCTCCGTGAGGCTGCCCGCAAGGACCGTGGCGACGCGTTCAAGATGCTGACCGAGCAGGAAGTCAAGATCCTGGCGCTCGTTGCCCGTGGGCGGACCAACCGCGAGATCGCGTCGGAGCTGTACCTCTCAGAGAAGACGGTCCGCAACTACGTCTCCTCGATCCTCGGCAAGCTCAACATCTCACACCGCGCCCAGGCGGCAGCGTACGCCGTGAGCCACGGGCTGCCGGGGGTGGGCGCGGAGAGCGAGTAG
- a CDS encoding DoxX family protein gives MFAVKHVTDSKGNVIIQDPPVAQFLFSNSKASVLWLIVRLYIGWQWIEAGWHKFEDPAWMQTGDGILGFWNRALAVNNGKPVIAYDWYRNFIQFLVDSGSHPWFAKLIVFGELAVGLGLIVGALVGVAAFFGALMNMSFLMAGTVSTNPVLFLAGILLILAWKNAGYIGIDRFLLPMLGTPWKQREAEVPAQIPGAARTV, from the coding sequence ATGTTCGCAGTCAAGCATGTCACGGACAGCAAGGGCAATGTCATTATTCAGGATCCGCCTGTTGCACAATTCCTCTTCTCGAACAGCAAGGCGTCGGTGCTCTGGCTGATCGTGCGGCTCTACATTGGCTGGCAGTGGATCGAGGCTGGCTGGCATAAGTTCGAGGATCCTGCGTGGATGCAGACGGGCGATGGCATCCTGGGCTTCTGGAACCGGGCACTCGCGGTCAACAACGGCAAGCCGGTCATCGCGTACGACTGGTACCGCAACTTCATCCAGTTCCTTGTGGACAGCGGCTCGCACCCGTGGTTCGCCAAGCTGATCGTCTTCGGCGAGCTGGCTGTCGGTCTTGGGCTGATCGTTGGTGCACTCGTCGGCGTCGCGGCCTTCTTCGGCGCGCTCATGAACATGAGCTTCCTGATGGCGGGCACGGTCTCGACGAACCCGGTCCTGTTCCTCGCCGGCATCCTCCTGATCCTCGCGTGGAAGAACGCTGGCTACATCGGCATCGACCGCTTCCTCCTTCCGATGCTCGGCACCCCCTGGAAGCAGCGTGAGGCTGAGGTTCCGGCGCAGATCCCTGGCGCGGCCCGCACGGTCTAG
- a CDS encoding universal stress protein: MLQNILLPLDGSPLAELAISYATILARRAGADIVLVQAVQAHTPPGVDQTDAELEVMGRAQAYLQMVTARLEAEHVRSSAHVYYDDAAHAILDAAERQSADLIVMSTHGRTGIGRMLYGSVADLVLRHATVPVVLVPASAKGGLQVGQQIDTLLIPLDGSELAEEALASAENLPLHRETRITLLRVIEPPAYPLYGDGYTYIPYDEETELAQARQYVDQQVSRLQAAGRHAMGRVVVGQPAGVITSAARELHPDLIVMATHGHGGLSRLILGSVATSVLRQSSIPLLLTRPSALHAEEPEPCVHREGDAEAQDGAARPRVAVHSDEEIELRVSRADLYLIECGLKALAYAPGYDYEHVTAARALARRLEEATPSMTESELQSRAEPMPVP, encoded by the coding sequence ATGTTGCAGAACATCCTGCTACCGCTCGATGGCTCACCGCTCGCAGAGCTGGCGATCTCGTATGCCACCATCCTTGCCCGCCGGGCCGGAGCAGACATTGTGCTGGTCCAGGCAGTGCAGGCCCACACGCCGCCTGGCGTCGATCAGACGGACGCCGAGCTTGAGGTGATGGGGCGGGCGCAGGCGTACCTCCAGATGGTGACGGCCCGCCTCGAAGCTGAGCACGTCCGCTCCTCTGCCCACGTCTACTACGACGATGCCGCCCACGCCATCCTCGACGCCGCGGAGCGGCAGTCTGCCGACCTGATCGTCATGTCAACCCACGGCCGGACGGGCATCGGGCGGATGCTGTACGGCAGCGTGGCCGACCTGGTCTTGCGTCATGCGACCGTTCCGGTGGTGCTGGTGCCGGCCTCGGCGAAGGGCGGCCTCCAGGTGGGCCAGCAGATCGATACGCTGCTGATTCCGCTGGACGGTTCGGAGCTGGCCGAGGAGGCGCTGGCCTCGGCGGAGAATCTGCCGCTGCACCGCGAGACGCGTATCACGCTCCTGCGCGTCATCGAGCCGCCGGCCTACCCGCTCTACGGCGATGGCTACACCTACATCCCCTACGACGAAGAAACGGAGCTGGCCCAGGCCCGCCAGTACGTCGATCAGCAGGTGAGCAGGCTCCAGGCGGCCGGCCGTCATGCGATGGGCCGGGTGGTCGTCGGGCAGCCGGCGGGGGTCATCACCTCGGCGGCCCGCGAACTGCATCCAGACCTGATCGTCATGGCGACGCACGGCCACGGCGGTCTGAGCCGCCTGATCCTGGGGAGTGTGGCCACCAGCGTGCTGCGCCAGTCGAGCATCCCGCTGCTGCTGACGCGCCCCTCTGCGCTGCACGCCGAAGAGCCCGAGCCGTGCGTTCACCGTGAGGGCGATGCCGAGGCGCAGGACGGCGCGGCGCGGCCCCGGGTGGCGGTCCATTCTGACGAAGAGATCGAGCTGCGGGTCTCCCGCGCCGACCTGTACCTGATCGAGTGCGGGCTGAAGGCGCTGGCCTACGCCCCCGGCTACGACTACGAGCACGTGACGGCGGCGCGGGCGCTGGCGCGGCGGCTGGAGGAGGCGACCCCGTCGATGACGGAGTCCGAGCTGCAGTCACGCGCGGAGCCGATGCCCGTCCCGTAA
- a CDS encoding HDOD domain-containing protein has protein sequence MAAAVQPAELPVSNVYVARQPIFDIHAKIYGYELLYRANMENRFHSADGEEASLSVLSNSAFVFGVDALAGNGKAFVNFTRKALLADYARIFPAKTLVVEVLEGVEVDDHVREACLRLKHDGYLIALDDWDPHGSTGPLLNLADIIKIDFMAFGRKMRQALGADLSRRGITLLAEKVETQDDADQARDFGYTYTQGYFYARPEIRVGTRSSGFKPHRLQLLGVLNSGDPDLDTIEELLRHDPALSFQIISYLNSAAFGLRSRVTTIRQAIFLLGQAGVRTWATVAILADAGSDRPNELIVTSVARGRFCELAGTAAGLGARHHDLSLLGLFSMIDAIVARPLAPTLEAVCLPADVTAGILGEPGQMADLLNLARAYERAEWGAVETLAERLGLPLSAVPQIYLDAVEWGNRTHSIG, from the coding sequence ATGGCAGCGGCAGTCCAGCCGGCCGAATTACCTGTCAGCAATGTCTATGTTGCGCGGCAGCCGATTTTTGACATCCACGCCAAGATCTACGGCTACGAGCTCCTCTACCGCGCGAACATGGAGAACCGCTTCCACTCCGCCGACGGCGAGGAAGCCTCGCTCTCGGTGCTCTCGAACAGCGCGTTCGTCTTTGGCGTCGATGCGCTGGCCGGCAATGGCAAGGCGTTCGTCAACTTCACCCGCAAGGCCTTGCTTGCGGATTATGCCCGCATCTTCCCGGCCAAGACGCTCGTCGTCGAGGTGCTCGAAGGCGTCGAGGTGGATGACCATGTGCGCGAGGCCTGCCTCCGCCTCAAGCACGACGGCTACCTCATCGCGCTGGACGACTGGGATCCGCACGGATCGACCGGCCCCCTGCTGAACCTCGCCGACATCATCAAGATCGACTTCATGGCGTTTGGCCGTAAGATGCGGCAGGCGTTGGGCGCGGACCTTTCCCGGCGCGGCATCACCCTGTTGGCCGAGAAGGTCGAGACGCAGGACGACGCCGACCAGGCTCGCGATTTCGGGTACACCTACACCCAGGGGTACTTCTACGCCCGCCCCGAGATCAGGGTCGGGACGCGGTCCTCCGGCTTCAAGCCGCACCGGCTGCAGCTGCTGGGCGTCCTCAACAGCGGAGACCCAGACCTGGACACGATCGAGGAGTTGCTGCGGCACGATCCGGCCCTCTCGTTCCAGATCATCAGCTACCTGAACTCGGCGGCGTTCGGGCTGCGCTCGCGCGTCACCACCATTCGGCAGGCCATCTTCCTGCTCGGGCAGGCTGGCGTGCGGACCTGGGCCACCGTGGCGATCCTCGCGGACGCCGGCTCGGATCGCCCCAACGAGCTGATCGTCACGTCCGTGGCGCGCGGGCGCTTCTGCGAGCTGGCGGGCACCGCGGCCGGCCTCGGCGCGCGCCATCACGATCTCTCGCTGCTGGGCCTGTTCTCGATGATCGACGCGATTGTTGCCCGGCCGCTGGCCCCGACCCTCGAAGCCGTCTGCCTGCCGGCCGACGTCACGGCGGGCATCCTCGGAGAGCCAGGGCAGATGGCGGACCTGCTCAACCTGGCCCGCGCCTACGAGCGCGCGGAGTGGGGCGCCGTCGAGACGCTCGCCGAGCGGCTGGGGCTGCCGCTGTCCGCCGTCCCCCAGATCTACCTCGACGCCGTCGAGTGGGGGAACCGCACGCACTCGATAGGCTGA
- a CDS encoding methyltransferase domain-containing protein: MRTDRQTAVWYDRLATLQEGYQYPWRSMLPDWHGEDAYVELVRQHARPDMDVLDAACGHGDMSLIVASQVRSVLGYDRTAAWIEIAQRAARERAVSNATFVCHDSSAAVNGGRVRLPAADHAFDLLICSKGPFHWIEDARRVARPGAILLMLVPDAVPLTRWHSRLPAALQWEDALDPNWARPAIEQRLQTAQLALDSWWSFDVPEVLPDPEQLYIWLTWGCAADEVPSLADVHPILARIFSEYGTPDGVEIRHHRYLWKAVCPS; encoded by the coding sequence ATGCGAACGGACCGGCAGACTGCAGTCTGGTACGACCGCCTCGCCACACTTCAGGAGGGGTATCAGTATCCGTGGCGCTCAATGCTCCCAGACTGGCACGGGGAGGACGCGTACGTAGAACTGGTGCGGCAGCACGCGCGCCCAGACATGGATGTTCTGGATGCAGCGTGTGGCCACGGCGACATGAGCCTCATCGTTGCATCCCAGGTGCGGTCCGTGCTGGGGTACGATCGCACGGCTGCCTGGATCGAGATTGCGCAGCGTGCCGCTCGTGAGCGTGCCGTCTCCAATGCGACCTTCGTCTGCCACGATTCGTCGGCGGCGGTGAACGGTGGGCGGGTGCGCCTCCCGGCCGCTGACCACGCGTTCGACCTGTTGATCTGTAGCAAGGGGCCGTTCCACTGGATTGAGGATGCCAGGCGTGTTGCAAGGCCTGGGGCAATCCTGCTGATGCTGGTCCCGGATGCGGTTCCGCTGACACGCTGGCACTCACGGCTGCCTGCTGCGTTGCAGTGGGAGGACGCGCTCGATCCGAACTGGGCGCGCCCGGCCATCGAGCAGCGACTTCAGACGGCGCAGCTTGCTCTGGACAGCTGGTGGAGCTTTGACGTACCGGAGGTTCTCCCTGATCCGGAACAGCTGTACATCTGGTTGACCTGGGGTTGCGCCGCCGATGAAGTGCCCTCGCTTGCTGACGTGCACCCTATCCTGGCGCGCATCTTCTCTGAGTACGGCACGCCTGACGGAGTCGAAATTCGCCACCATCGCTATCTCTGGAAAGCAGTCTGCCCCTCGTAG
- a CDS encoding lytic murein transglycosylase, protein MFAYMRRYFGRMVIVLTLVTPLLMVMTYQWAPRRGQREADELVTIALASAQTRTAYAQDGVGVVYARQQPLPPTVSQLAGVDGVRPVAWYRVAAAEHRIDPYLLEALHQIESSAATDGCWPNLDGSGAVGPFQFKRPTFDEVGVDGNGDGIADICGFVDSLASAARYLRTLGADDQIDGPAVRQALERYGTDVERVLNLARYFRARDASLTASAPAPN, encoded by the coding sequence GTGTTTGCCTACATGCGGCGGTATTTTGGCCGGATGGTCATCGTCCTGACGCTGGTGACGCCGCTGCTGATGGTGATGACGTATCAGTGGGCGCCCCGGCGGGGCCAGCGCGAGGCCGACGAGCTGGTGACCATCGCGCTGGCCTCGGCGCAGACGCGCACGGCCTACGCGCAGGATGGCGTCGGGGTAGTGTATGCCCGTCAGCAGCCTCTGCCGCCGACGGTCAGCCAACTGGCCGGTGTGGATGGCGTTCGTCCGGTGGCGTGGTACCGGGTGGCGGCGGCCGAGCACCGCATCGACCCGTACCTGCTGGAAGCGCTCCACCAGATCGAGTCGAGTGCGGCAACGGACGGCTGCTGGCCGAACCTTGACGGCTCGGGCGCTGTCGGGCCGTTCCAGTTCAAGCGGCCGACGTTTGACGAGGTCGGCGTGGACGGTAACGGGGACGGCATCGCGGATATCTGCGGGTTCGTGGACTCGCTGGCCTCGGCAGCGCGGTATCTCCGGACGCTCGGTGCAGATGACCAGATCGACGGGCCGGCGGTGCGGCAGGCGCTCGAACGGTACGGGACGGACGTGGAGCGGGTGCTGAACCTGGCGCGGTACTTCCGGGCGCGCGACGCCTCGCTGACGGCCTCGGCGCCAGCGCCGAACTGA
- a CDS encoding MFS transporter, with translation MANEVRVSASDDLAVTAVPNAPSRSPFRLPDTFASLRHRNYRLLWSGTLISQSGDWMDQIALNWLVYDLTGSALALALLNMCRLVPITLFTLIGGVAADRVERRTLLFITQSVAMVLALALAVVVSTGIVQFWMVLVVAVGRGVMMSFNQPARQSLISDLVPRELLTNAIALNSATMNLTRIIGPMIGGMLIVTVGVAGAFYVNGLSFVAVLIGLMQMRFPPRQPRPRKSMTSDLLGGVQYLRGNSSLRTLVILALVPIMLGNPYMTMLTVFAKDILNIGGPGLGLLTACAALGAVCGAIFVASRGPTQGRRRLMLVGLVLFGTMISSFALSPWLWLSASALFGVGFGQQMFMALNNSIIQEEVDPEFRGRIVSTLFMNRGLIPLGTMIAGVGTDFVGAPITLGVMGALLVVMAVAAAAAQPDLRTAIISPSRQASPLSSQS, from the coding sequence ATGGCGAACGAGGTGCGCGTATCCGCGAGCGATGACCTGGCTGTGACCGCCGTTCCCAACGCCCCCTCACGGTCGCCCTTTCGGCTCCCGGACACGTTCGCCTCGCTGCGCCACCGCAACTACCGTCTGCTCTGGAGTGGGACGCTGATCTCCCAGTCGGGTGACTGGATGGATCAGATCGCGCTCAACTGGCTGGTCTACGATCTGACTGGCTCGGCCCTGGCGCTGGCGCTCCTGAACATGTGCCGGCTGGTCCCGATTACCCTCTTCACCCTGATTGGCGGCGTGGCGGCGGACCGCGTCGAGCGCCGGACGCTGCTGTTCATCACCCAATCGGTGGCGATGGTGCTGGCCCTGGCGCTGGCCGTGGTGGTCAGCACGGGTATCGTCCAGTTCTGGATGGTGCTGGTGGTGGCGGTCGGCCGGGGCGTCATGATGTCGTTCAACCAGCCGGCCCGGCAGTCGCTGATCTCCGATCTTGTCCCGCGCGAGCTGCTGACGAACGCCATCGCGCTGAACTCGGCGACGATGAATCTGACGCGCATCATCGGGCCGATGATCGGCGGCATGCTGATCGTGACAGTGGGGGTGGCCGGGGCGTTTTACGTCAATGGCCTGAGCTTTGTGGCCGTGCTGATCGGCCTGATGCAGATGCGGTTCCCGCCCCGTCAGCCGCGCCCCCGGAAGAGCATGACGTCCGATCTGCTGGGCGGGGTGCAGTACCTGCGAGGCAACTCGTCGCTGCGGACGCTGGTGATCCTGGCGCTGGTGCCGATCATGCTCGGCAACCCGTACATGACGATGCTGACGGTCTTCGCGAAGGATATCCTGAACATCGGCGGGCCGGGGCTGGGGCTGCTGACCGCCTGTGCGGCGCTGGGCGCGGTGTGCGGCGCGATCTTCGTGGCGTCTCGCGGGCCGACGCAAGGGCGGCGCCGGCTGATGCTGGTGGGGCTGGTCCTGTTCGGCACGATGATCTCGTCGTTCGCGCTCTCGCCGTGGCTGTGGCTGTCCGCGAGCGCCCTGTTCGGGGTGGGCTTCGGGCAGCAGATGTTCATGGCGCTGAACAACTCGATCATTCAGGAAGAGGTCGATCCGGAGTTCCGTGGGCGGATCGTCAGCACGCTGTTCATGAATCGTGGGCTGATCCCGCTGGGGACGATGATCGCCGGCGTCGGAACAGACTTCGTCGGCGCGCCGATCACGCTCGGGGTGATGGGCGCGCTGCTGGTCGTGATGGCGGTGGCGGCGGCGGCGGCGCAGCCAGACCTCCGCACAGCCATCATCTCGCCGAGTCGGCAGGCGTCACCGCTGAGCAGCCAGTCGTAG
- a CDS encoding error-prone DNA polymerase — translation MPDTESDRGSDTKSGVGALGYAELHCHSNFSFLDGTSDPEALVERAIELGLSAIALTDSHGLYGVVRFAAAAKARALRGEPSIQVILGAELLLEGDERIVLLVQNLTGYRNLCWLIDRAHRQTLAPDDIRQLPLTPCEPLTPRPGGEGHPHIPLHLLADRTEGLIALVRPASAFEDALAERLAEYQRYILDEDLYVEINRHLVPGEERHNARLRRAAEARGLKTVAANAVHYATRDRALLHDVVTAIRLRVPLEQAAQPAGAEPPLLFPNDERCLKGPDEMAHLFRGHTEELTRTVEIARRCAFTLADLHYEFPLPDNLPPGRDPYDILVEEVWQGARCYYPRITRDVHDRIVQELEIVQLLNLPGYLLVFKDIVDFCRRERILVSIRGSAPASVLLYCLGLCPIDPLEHGLLFERFASPERKEYPDIDLDIAHEDRERVIQYVYETYGRARVSMVCEVNTYRARSAIRDVAFAMGLPQHQIDVLAKTVDLYDRRSLDTLLETGGSGLPVDGRTATLLISLCQQLVNAPRHLSIHVGGMVISARSLHEVVHNQPARMPGRTIIPWDKDDIVLLAELFEVHLIKLDLLGLGMLKVISRVFEQLEARGEEPLRLHGFRYDERVYDSICKGDTIGLFQIESRAQISFLPRLEPRTLSDVAISVGAIRPGPGATGAGGRIARRRRGLEPITYPHPELQPVLEQTSGVLLWQEQAMQVAQIMAGYTLGEAEQFRRAMTHKRSYEAMEALCEDMVQRMLKLGRSQALAEEIRRMVIGFAGYGFPRAHAYPFAHLALVSATLKLNYPAEYLGALLNSQPMGFYAPHTLIWDASRHGVRVLPVDVNASGWECALEDVPPTPDQEPRTPRPAARREYRLRRHPLPHAGRGVRGEVTSLRLGFNMVRGLGPHAREALERERARGPYQSIADFVRRTGLGRDAVERLAEVGAFLRFDERRAAIWQAGELAGLSSPQHLPGLADQLAERADLPPMGAWEATRADYGGLGLSVDRHLVSFYRPRLRLHNVRTAAELEHRRGGPVRIGGIVICRQRPETANDFMFMTLEDETGLVNVIVQPQVYHALTRALRGEPLLIIEGILQREGIVMDVIVRKAWPFSVLEGGTDSDTGGPDGRPAPSVPSHDFR, via the coding sequence ATGCCAGACACCGAGTCAGACCGTGGGTCAGACACCAAGTCGGGCGTCGGGGCGCTTGGCTACGCCGAGCTGCACTGCCACAGCAACTTCTCGTTCCTGGACGGCACGTCAGATCCGGAAGCGCTGGTGGAACGGGCCATCGAGCTGGGGCTGTCGGCCATCGCGCTGACGGACAGCCACGGGCTGTATGGCGTGGTGCGGTTCGCGGCGGCCGCGAAGGCGCGAGCGCTGCGCGGCGAGCCGTCCATCCAGGTGATCCTCGGGGCCGAGCTGCTGCTGGAGGGCGACGAGCGCATCGTGTTGCTGGTGCAGAACCTGACGGGCTACCGGAACCTGTGCTGGCTCATCGACCGGGCGCACCGGCAGACGCTGGCTCCGGATGACATCCGTCAGTTGCCGCTCACCCCGTGTGAACCCCTCACCCCCCGGCCGGGGGGTGAGGGGCATCCACACATCCCGCTGCACCTCCTGGCCGACCGTACCGAGGGCCTGATCGCGCTGGTGCGGCCGGCCTCCGCCTTCGAGGACGCGCTGGCCGAGCGGCTGGCCGAGTACCAGCGATACATCCTCGACGAGGATCTGTACGTCGAGATCAACCGCCACCTCGTGCCGGGCGAGGAGCGCCACAACGCCCGGCTGCGGCGGGCGGCCGAGGCGCGCGGCCTCAAGACCGTCGCCGCGAACGCCGTGCACTACGCCACCAGGGACCGCGCCCTGCTGCACGACGTGGTGACGGCGATCCGCCTGCGCGTGCCGCTGGAGCAGGCGGCCCAACCGGCCGGCGCGGAGCCGCCACTGCTCTTCCCCAACGACGAGCGCTGCCTGAAAGGGCCGGACGAGATGGCGCACCTGTTCCGGGGGCACACGGAGGAGTTGACCAGGACCGTCGAGATCGCGCGGCGCTGCGCATTCACCCTGGCCGATCTCCACTACGAGTTCCCGCTGCCGGACAACCTCCCGCCGGGCCGTGACCCGTACGACATCCTGGTAGAAGAAGTCTGGCAGGGCGCGCGCTGCTACTATCCGCGCATCACGCGGGACGTCCATGACCGCATCGTGCAGGAGCTGGAGATCGTCCAGCTCCTGAACTTGCCGGGCTACCTGCTGGTCTTCAAGGACATCGTCGATTTCTGCCGCCGGGAGCGCATCCTCGTCAGCATCCGGGGGTCTGCGCCGGCCTCCGTGCTGCTCTACTGCCTGGGGTTGTGCCCCATCGACCCGCTGGAGCACGGCCTCCTCTTCGAGCGGTTCGCCTCGCCGGAGCGCAAGGAGTATCCCGACATCGACCTGGACATCGCGCATGAGGACCGCGAGCGCGTGATCCAGTACGTCTACGAGACGTATGGCCGCGCCCGCGTCTCGATGGTCTGTGAGGTGAACACCTACCGCGCCAGGAGCGCCATCCGGGATGTCGCGTTCGCGATGGGGCTGCCACAGCACCAGATCGACGTGCTCGCCAAGACCGTCGACCTGTACGACCGCCGATCCCTCGACACGCTGCTGGAGACCGGCGGCAGCGGCCTGCCCGTTGACGGTCGCACGGCGACGCTCCTGATCTCGCTCTGTCAGCAGCTCGTCAACGCGCCGCGCCACCTCTCGATTCATGTCGGCGGCATGGTCATCTCGGCGCGCTCCTTGCACGAGGTGGTGCACAACCAGCCGGCGCGGATGCCGGGCCGCACCATCATCCCCTGGGACAAAGACGACATCGTGCTGCTGGCCGAGCTGTTCGAGGTCCACCTGATCAAGCTCGATCTGCTGGGCCTGGGGATGCTGAAAGTCATCTCGCGGGTCTTCGAGCAACTGGAGGCGCGCGGCGAGGAGCCACTCCGGCTGCACGGCTTCCGCTACGACGAGCGCGTCTACGACAGCATCTGCAAAGGCGACACCATCGGCCTGTTCCAGATCGAGTCGCGCGCGCAGATCAGCTTCCTGCCCAGGCTCGAGCCGCGCACCCTCAGCGACGTGGCGATCAGCGTCGGGGCGATCCGCCCCGGCCCGGGCGCGACGGGCGCCGGCGGCCGGATCGCGCGGCGGCGGCGCGGCCTGGAGCCGATCACCTACCCCCACCCGGAGCTGCAACCTGTGCTGGAGCAGACCTCGGGTGTGCTGCTCTGGCAGGAGCAGGCGATGCAGGTGGCCCAGATCATGGCCGGCTACACCCTGGGCGAGGCCGAGCAGTTCCGCCGCGCCATGACCCACAAGCGCTCCTACGAGGCGATGGAGGCGCTCTGCGAGGATATGGTGCAGCGGATGCTGAAGCTCGGGCGCTCGCAGGCCCTGGCCGAGGAGATCCGCCGGATGGTCATCGGGTTTGCCGGGTACGGCTTCCCGCGCGCCCATGCCTACCCGTTCGCACACCTGGCGCTGGTCTCGGCCACCCTCAAGCTGAACTATCCGGCCGAGTACCTGGGCGCGCTCCTGAACAGCCAGCCGATGGGGTTCTACGCGCCGCACACGCTGATCTGGGACGCCAGCCGGCACGGGGTGCGGGTGCTGCCCGTGGACGTGAACGCGAGCGGGTGGGAGTGTGCGTTGGAAGATGTGCCCCCCACCCCCGATCAGGAACCCCGCACCCCCCGCCCCGCTGCGCGGCGCGAATATCGACTTCGTCGACATCCTCTCCCGCACGCGGGGCGGGGGGTGCGGGGTGAGGTCACCTCGCTTCGGCTCGGCTTCAACATGGTGCGCGGGCTGGGTCCGCACGCCCGTGAGGCGCTGGAACGGGAGCGTGCACGCGGGCCGTACCAGTCCATCGCGGACTTTGTACGGCGGACGGGGCTGGGTCGAGACGCCGTCGAGCGGCTGGCGGAGGTCGGGGCGTTCCTGCGCTTCGACGAGCGGCGAGCAGCGATCTGGCAGGCCGGGGAGCTGGCCGGCCTGAGCAGCCCGCAGCATTTGCCCGGCCTCGCGGATCAACTGGCTGAGCGCGCGGACCTCCCGCCGATGGGCGCCTGGGAGGCCACCCGCGCCGACTATGGCGGCCTGGGCCTCTCGGTGGACCGCCACCTTGTCAGCTTCTACCGGCCGCGTCTGCGCCTGCACAACGTCCGTACGGCCGCCGAGCTGGAGCACCGCCGAGGCGGCCCGGTCAGGATCGGCGGCATCGTGATCTGCCGGCAGCGCCCGGAGACGGCCAACGACTTCATGTTCATGACGCTGGAAGATGAGACCGGGCTGGTCAACGTCATCGTGCAGCCCCAGGTCTACCACGCGCTCACGCGGGCGCTGCGCGGTGAGCCGCTGCTCATCATTGAGGGGATCCTTCAGCGGGAGGGCATCGTCATGGACGTCATTGTGCGGAAGGCGTGGCCGTTCAGCGTCCTTGAGGGTGGCACGGATAGTGACACAGGTGGGCCGGACGGCCGGCCAGCCCCATCTGTCCCCTCCCACGATTTCCGCTGA